The following coding sequences are from one Pseudonocardia sp. EC080619-01 window:
- a CDS encoding AraC family transcriptional regulator, translated as MGFIHSPVPIVVQRGSGSGLAEVPRMRGEHAHDFLCLIHLVEGRWTRRVDGRAWELAAGDAFVVAPGAVIGAADDDPPASGAAWTVLFPAEAVDPDAAAPLVSWRGHPLLAPFVGNHRGGAQRLVVPPADRPGWLARLDALETELTERRDGYAEAARAHLTLLLVALGRLQDDVPAEATDPQLAAVFELIEQRFRDPISLRDVASALGLTPGHLTTVVGRGTGRTVQQWITERRMREARRLLVGTELTVTDIGRRVGYRDAGYFVRRFRTAHGRSPAAWRRG; from the coding sequence ATGGGGTTCATCCACTCTCCGGTGCCGATCGTCGTCCAGCGCGGGTCGGGTTCCGGGCTCGCGGAGGTCCCCCGGATGCGCGGCGAGCACGCCCACGACTTCCTGTGCCTGATCCACCTCGTGGAGGGCCGCTGGACCCGCCGCGTCGACGGACGGGCGTGGGAACTCGCCGCGGGCGACGCGTTCGTCGTCGCACCGGGGGCGGTCATCGGCGCCGCCGACGACGATCCGCCGGCGTCCGGGGCGGCCTGGACCGTCCTCTTCCCGGCGGAGGCGGTCGACCCGGACGCGGCCGCGCCGCTGGTGTCCTGGCGTGGGCACCCGTTGCTCGCACCGTTCGTCGGCAACCACCGTGGCGGGGCGCAGCGGCTGGTCGTCCCGCCCGCGGACCGGCCCGGCTGGCTCGCCCGGCTCGACGCACTGGAGACCGAATTGACCGAGCGGCGCGACGGCTACGCCGAGGCCGCCCGCGCCCACCTCACTCTGCTGCTCGTCGCGCTCGGACGCCTGCAGGACGACGTCCCGGCCGAGGCCACGGACCCGCAGCTCGCCGCCGTCTTCGAGCTGATCGAGCAACGCTTCCGGGACCCGATCTCGCTGCGCGACGTCGCCTCGGCGCTCGGGCTCACGCCGGGTCACCTGACGACGGTGGTCGGCCGCGGGACCGGCCGGACCGTGCAGCAGTGGATCACCGAGCGACGGATGCGCGAGGCCCGGCGGCTGCTGGTGGGCACCGAGCTGACGGTCACGGACATCGGCCGGCGGGTCGGCTACCGGGATGCCGGCTACTTCGTCCGACGCTTCCGCACGGCGCACGGGCGGAGCCCCGCGGCCTGGCGCCGGGGCTGA
- a CDS encoding class I SAM-dependent methyltransferase has product MSTDYLPALVSPRLLPGYDGFATLMGATGIYWRLVAQAGIQPGSTVLEIGCGTGNVVLRAKRAVPGATVIGLDPDGEALGIARRKAADEGLALQLDEGVAEDLPYDDGSVDRVLSSLMLHHLPADRQVSALREVRRVLAPGGSLHLVDLDADPRVAGPMRPVNRVLSLLHRLDPAARRLGFGGGCGHGHGQGHGHGHGHGRGADPAHGRGADPAHGHGADPAHGHGGGRPVPEVLAEAGFSESVVVGHGSTRMGAVTYHRADR; this is encoded by the coding sequence ATGTCGACCGACTACCTGCCCGCGCTCGTCAGCCCGCGGCTGCTGCCCGGCTACGACGGCTTCGCCACCCTGATGGGGGCGACCGGGATATACTGGAGGCTGGTCGCCCAGGCCGGGATCCAGCCGGGCTCGACCGTCCTGGAGATCGGGTGCGGGACCGGGAACGTCGTGCTCCGGGCGAAGCGGGCCGTCCCCGGGGCGACCGTGATCGGCCTGGACCCGGACGGCGAGGCGCTCGGCATCGCCCGTCGCAAGGCCGCCGACGAGGGCCTCGCGCTCCAGCTCGACGAGGGGGTCGCCGAGGACCTCCCCTACGACGACGGCAGCGTCGACCGCGTCCTGTCGTCGCTGATGCTGCACCACCTGCCCGCCGACCGGCAGGTGTCCGCGCTGCGCGAGGTGCGCCGGGTGCTCGCGCCCGGCGGGAGCCTGCACCTCGTCGACCTCGACGCCGACCCGCGGGTCGCGGGTCCGATGCGGCCGGTGAACCGGGTGCTGTCGCTCCTGCACCGGCTCGATCCGGCCGCACGGCGCCTGGGCTTCGGCGGGGGGTGCGGCCACGGCCACGGTCAGGGCCACGGGCACGGCCATGGCCACGGGCGGGGCGCGGACCCGGCGCACGGGCGCGGCGCGGACCCGGCGCACGGTCACGGCGCGGACCCAGCGCACGGTCACGGTGGGGGCCGGCCGGTTCCGGAGGTGCTGGCCGAGGCCGGATTCTCCGAGTCGGTCGTCGTCGGGCACGGCAGCACACGGATGGGTGCGGTGACCTACCACCGCGCGGATCGCTGA
- a CDS encoding NAD(P)H-quinone oxidoreductase, translating to MKAITLAEYGGPEQMAWEEVPDPVPGAGEVVLDVVASAVNRADLLQVQGNYPVPPGASQILGLECSGRISALGEGVTGWNVGDEVCALLAGGGYAQKVAVPAAQLLPVPEGVSLEDAGGLPEVACTVWSNVFMEGRLAEGETFLVQGGSSGIGTHAIQVATAFGARVAATAGHADRLEFCRGLGADITIDYHDDIAEELKKATDGHGADVILDNMGAKGLANNLSALAKDGRLMIIGMQGGVKAEINIGALLAKRGHVSAMGLRGRPVEGPHSKAEIVEQVRDQVWPLFPAGRVRPVVFERYSMADAADAHRRLADGGVTGKLILRNPDA from the coding sequence ATGAAGGCGATCACCTTGGCGGAGTACGGCGGTCCCGAGCAGATGGCCTGGGAGGAGGTCCCGGACCCGGTGCCGGGCGCGGGCGAGGTCGTGCTCGACGTCGTCGCGTCCGCGGTCAACCGCGCCGACCTGCTCCAGGTCCAGGGCAACTACCCGGTGCCGCCGGGTGCCTCCCAGATCCTCGGGCTGGAGTGCTCCGGCCGGATCTCCGCTCTCGGCGAAGGTGTCACCGGCTGGAACGTCGGCGACGAGGTGTGCGCCCTGCTCGCGGGCGGCGGGTACGCGCAGAAGGTCGCCGTCCCCGCGGCGCAGCTCCTGCCGGTGCCCGAGGGCGTCTCGCTGGAGGACGCGGGCGGCCTCCCCGAGGTCGCGTGCACCGTCTGGTCGAACGTGTTCATGGAGGGGCGGCTCGCCGAGGGCGAGACCTTCCTGGTCCAGGGCGGGTCGTCCGGCATCGGCACGCACGCGATCCAGGTGGCGACGGCGTTCGGGGCGCGGGTCGCGGCGACCGCGGGCCACGCCGACCGGCTGGAGTTCTGCCGCGGGCTGGGGGCCGACATCACGATCGACTACCACGACGACATCGCCGAGGAGCTGAAGAAGGCCACCGACGGGCACGGTGCCGACGTCATCCTCGACAACATGGGCGCCAAGGGCCTGGCGAACAACCTGTCCGCCCTCGCGAAGGACGGCCGCCTGATGATCATCGGGATGCAGGGCGGGGTGAAGGCGGAGATCAACATCGGCGCGCTGCTCGCCAAGCGCGGACACGTCTCCGCGATGGGCCTGCGCGGGCGCCCGGTGGAGGGCCCGCACTCGAAGGCCGAGATCGTCGAGCAGGTGCGCGACCAGGTCTGGCCGCTGTTCCCCGCGGGCCGGGTCCGCCCCGTCGTCTTCGAGCGGTACTCGATGGCCGACGCCGCCGACGCCCACCGCCGGCTGGCCGACGGCGGCGTCACCGGCAAGCTGATCCTCCGCAACCCCGACGCCTGA
- a CDS encoding alpha/beta fold hydrolase: MRTGHFTGPAARDRYRALYDAAVATLPPSTARDVGTTHGTVRVLTCEGASGDPLVLLPGAGAPGLSWAPNVPSLRGLGTVHLVDPLGGPGASHQDVPIRDVADQARWLRALLDGLDLPSFHLVGTSMGGRIAFELARRAPQGLRTLTLLEPANTFARLPLGTVVASVGALPGAPARMRRRFLDRIGDGGASGDDPVLQLIDAGMSGYASAVPFPPLPSPADVRAVAVPTLVLLGGRSTMLDAGRARERAGLLPRGTVELWPDASHALPGEFPERVADRMTALVTS, translated from the coding sequence ATGCGGACCGGACACTTCACCGGCCCGGCGGCACGGGACCGGTACCGCGCGCTGTACGACGCAGCGGTCGCGACGCTGCCGCCGTCGACCGCGCGGGACGTCGGGACAACCCACGGCACCGTCCGGGTACTGACCTGTGAGGGCGCGTCCGGGGACCCGCTCGTCCTGCTTCCCGGAGCGGGCGCGCCCGGGCTGAGCTGGGCACCGAACGTGCCGTCGCTGCGGGGACTCGGCACCGTGCACCTGGTCGACCCGCTGGGCGGGCCCGGCGCGAGCCACCAGGACGTGCCGATCCGCGACGTCGCCGACCAGGCCCGCTGGCTGCGGGCGCTGCTCGACGGGCTGGACCTGCCGTCGTTCCACCTGGTGGGGACGTCGATGGGCGGCCGGATCGCCTTCGAGCTGGCCCGGCGCGCACCACAGGGACTGCGGACGCTCACCCTGCTCGAACCGGCGAACACGTTCGCCCGCCTCCCGCTCGGGACGGTCGTGGCCTCGGTCGGCGCGCTGCCCGGGGCCCCGGCCCGCATGCGGCGCCGATTCCTCGACCGGATCGGCGACGGCGGCGCGAGTGGAGACGATCCCGTCCTGCAGCTGATCGACGCCGGGATGTCCGGTTACGCGTCCGCGGTGCCGTTCCCACCGCTCCCCTCGCCCGCGGACGTCCGCGCGGTCGCGGTACCGACGCTCGTCCTGCTGGGCGGGCGCAGCACGATGCTCGACGCGGGCCGGGCCCGCGAGCGCGCCGGGCTGCTGCCACGCGGGACGGTCGAGCTGTGGCCGGACGCCTCGCACGCGCTGCCCGGGGAGTTCCCGGAGCGGGTGGCGGACCGGATGACGGCGCTGGTGACGTCGTGA
- a CDS encoding ABC transporter ATP-binding protein, which produces MNEPQIRIDRAGVDFPIFDAKTRSLKKSVLGRAGGRIGTDAKVPIIEALRDITLKLGRGDRVALVGHNGAGKSTLLRLMAGIYEPTRGRSAVRGKVAPIFDLAVGMDPEISGFDNIVIRGLFLGMTRKQMEARMDDIAEFTELGDYLEMPLRAYSTGMRVRLALGVVTSIDPEILLLDEGIGAVDAEFLNKARGRLHELVDRSGILVFASHSDEFLADLCDTALWMEHGTIKEYGPLQEVLDHYKGRTPFEGTA; this is translated from the coding sequence GTGAATGAACCCCAGATCCGCATCGACCGCGCCGGAGTCGACTTCCCGATCTTCGACGCCAAGACCCGGTCGCTGAAGAAGTCCGTCCTCGGACGCGCCGGTGGCCGGATCGGCACCGACGCCAAGGTGCCGATCATCGAGGCACTGCGCGACATCACGCTGAAGCTGGGTCGCGGGGACCGGGTGGCGCTGGTCGGCCACAACGGTGCCGGCAAGTCCACCCTGCTCCGCCTCATGGCCGGCATCTACGAACCGACCCGGGGCCGGTCCGCCGTCCGCGGCAAGGTCGCGCCGATCTTCGACCTCGCGGTCGGGATGGACCCGGAGATCTCCGGCTTCGACAACATCGTCATCCGTGGGCTCTTCCTGGGCATGACCCGGAAGCAGATGGAAGCACGGATGGACGACATCGCCGAGTTCACCGAGCTCGGCGACTACCTGGAGATGCCGCTGCGGGCGTACTCGACGGGTATGCGCGTCCGGCTGGCACTGGGCGTCGTCACCTCGATCGACCCGGAGATCCTGCTGCTCGACGAGGGCATCGGCGCCGTCGACGCGGAGTTCCTGAACAAGGCCCGCGGCCGCCTCCACGAGCTGGTCGACCGCTCCGGGATCCTGGTGTTCGCCTCACACTCCGACGAGTTCCTCGCGGACCTGTGCGACACCGCGCTGTGGATGGAGCACGGGACGATCAAGGAGTACGGCCCGCTGCAGGAGGTCCTCGACCACTACAAGGGCAGGACGCCGTTCGAGGGGACCGCGTGA
- a CDS encoding TetR/AcrR family transcriptional regulator, translating to MPRLVDHGQRRGEIVEALWRVAADEGLEAVSLARVAQEAGVSKGRVQHYFTSRDELLGYAAQQLQLRIDERIRAQLAAARPATPLDEVRALLVALLPLDDDAATDARVGSAFLIRALGDAAMRETYRSGNRLIREAVASRLDAAHAQGEIGAVDAEQEATVLIALVGGLAEGILLGEYAPASAVGAVEHQVGRLRRP from the coding sequence GTGCCGAGACTCGTCGATCACGGGCAGCGTCGCGGCGAGATCGTGGAGGCGCTCTGGCGGGTGGCGGCGGACGAGGGCCTGGAGGCGGTCAGCCTGGCCCGCGTCGCGCAGGAGGCCGGTGTCTCCAAGGGCCGGGTCCAGCACTACTTCACCTCGCGCGACGAGCTGCTCGGCTACGCCGCACAGCAGCTCCAGCTCCGTATCGACGAGCGGATCCGCGCGCAGCTGGCCGCCGCCCGACCTGCGACGCCGCTCGACGAGGTCCGCGCGCTGCTGGTCGCGCTCCTCCCGCTCGACGACGACGCCGCCACCGACGCGCGCGTCGGCTCGGCGTTCCTGATCCGCGCCCTCGGCGACGCGGCGATGCGCGAGACCTACCGTTCGGGCAACCGGCTGATCCGCGAGGCCGTCGCCAGCCGCCTGGACGCGGCGCACGCGCAGGGCGAGATCGGCGCCGTGGACGCCGAGCAGGAGGCGACGGTGCTGATCGCGCTGGTCGGTGGGCTGGCCGAGGGGATCCTGCTCGGTGAGTACGCCCCGGCATCCGCTGTCGGGGCCGTCGAGCACCAGGTCGGGCGGCTCCGCCGCCCGTGA
- a CDS encoding bacterial proteasome activator family protein has product MALMSDEQENPDERVVVVGADGRPVGDTTSGEDEEQQSPASMVEQPAKVMRIGTMIKQLLEEVKAAPLDEASRSRLKEIHENSVKELEDGLAPELREELQRLSLPFTADSTPSEGELRIAQAQLVGWLEGLFHGIQTALFAQQMAARAQLEQMRRGLPPGMSAGPEQGMPEGMGRGTGQYL; this is encoded by the coding sequence ATGGCGCTCATGAGCGACGAGCAGGAGAACCCGGACGAGCGGGTCGTGGTGGTCGGCGCCGACGGCCGCCCGGTCGGCGACACCACGTCCGGCGAGGACGAGGAGCAGCAGAGCCCGGCCTCGATGGTCGAGCAGCCCGCGAAGGTCATGCGGATCGGCACGATGATCAAGCAGCTGCTGGAGGAGGTGAAGGCGGCCCCGCTGGACGAGGCCTCCCGCAGCCGGCTCAAGGAAATCCACGAGAACTCCGTCAAGGAGCTCGAGGATGGTCTCGCCCCGGAGCTGCGCGAGGAGCTGCAGCGGCTGAGCCTGCCCTTCACCGCCGACTCGACGCCGTCGGAGGGCGAGCTGCGGATCGCCCAGGCCCAGCTGGTGGGCTGGCTGGAAGGACTGTTCCACGGCATCCAGACGGCGCTGTTCGCCCAGCAGATGGCCGCCCGCGCGCAGCTGGAGCAGATGCGCCGCGGGCTCCCGCCGGGCATGTCGGCAGGCCCGGAGCAGGGCATGCCGGAGGGCATGGGCCGGGGCACCGGGCAGTACCTCTGA
- a CDS encoding GNAT family N-acetyltransferase, whose translation MDVLPAPIDPVPDPWPLSGLVLRTPRLELRPEDDATLREFVTMLHSTGIHPADEMPFRAPWTDADPRYLGRGVAQYFWSNRARAAPESWAVQFLVRAGGAVIGLQDLMADRFGVLREVHTGSYLGLRYQGQGYGTEMRAAVLAFAFDHLGATAARSEYVEGNAASATVSARLGYVHDGTALTATRDRRTVEHRQLLAREAFVRPGWELGVRGYTTELADFLAADPPRVS comes from the coding sequence ATGGACGTGCTCCCGGCGCCGATCGACCCCGTCCCCGACCCGTGGCCGTTGTCGGGGCTCGTGCTGCGCACGCCGCGGCTGGAGCTGCGCCCGGAGGACGACGCGACGCTCCGCGAGTTCGTGACGATGCTCCACTCCACCGGCATCCACCCCGCCGACGAGATGCCGTTCCGGGCCCCATGGACCGATGCCGACCCGCGGTACCTGGGGCGCGGCGTCGCGCAGTACTTCTGGTCGAACCGGGCTCGGGCGGCGCCGGAGTCGTGGGCGGTGCAGTTCCTCGTGCGGGCCGGCGGCGCTGTGATCGGTCTGCAGGACCTGATGGCCGACCGTTTCGGTGTCCTCCGTGAGGTGCACACCGGCTCCTACCTGGGCCTGCGGTACCAGGGACAGGGGTACGGCACCGAGATGCGGGCGGCGGTGCTGGCGTTCGCGTTCGACCACCTCGGTGCGACGGCGGCGCGCTCGGAGTACGTCGAGGGCAACGCCGCGTCCGCGACCGTCTCCGCCCGGCTCGGCTACGTGCACGACGGCACCGCACTCACGGCCACCCGTGACCGTCGGACGGTGGAGCACCGGCAGCTGCTGGCCCGCGAGGCGTTCGTCCGGCCCGGGTGGGAGCTCGGTGTGCGGGGCTACACGACGGAGCTCGCGGACTTCCTGGCCGCCGATCCGCCGCGGGTCAGCTGA
- a CDS encoding ABC transporter permease: MSSPRSWRRAFADLAAGWRQRPLWGYLGWQDIKQRYRRSVLGPLWISISMGVIALGLGILYSALFETPIATFLPHVAVGLLIWNFVSGCILEGSEVFISNEGLIKFLPAPLTLHIYRLVWRQTLFFLHNMVVWAVLMVVFPRPLGWEVLLAVPAFALLAINGAWIAILSGILATRFRDIPPIIASVTQLVFYLTPIVWSIDILKDNEAARERAALVELNPVFHFLEILREPLLGQEIVGRYWLVAGLITIVGWAAALVCLRNYRSRVAYWV, from the coding sequence ATGTCGAGCCCGCGCAGCTGGCGCCGGGCGTTCGCGGATCTCGCCGCCGGCTGGCGGCAGCGACCGCTCTGGGGCTACCTCGGATGGCAGGACATCAAGCAGCGCTACCGGCGCTCCGTCCTGGGCCCGCTGTGGATCTCGATCAGCATGGGCGTCATCGCGCTCGGGCTGGGCATCCTCTACTCGGCGCTGTTCGAGACCCCGATCGCGACGTTCCTGCCGCACGTGGCCGTCGGCCTGCTGATCTGGAACTTCGTCTCGGGGTGCATCCTCGAGGGCAGCGAGGTCTTCATCTCGAACGAGGGACTGATCAAGTTCCTCCCGGCGCCACTGACCCTGCACATCTACCGGCTGGTGTGGCGGCAGACGCTGTTCTTCCTGCACAACATGGTCGTCTGGGCCGTGCTGATGGTCGTGTTCCCGCGGCCGCTGGGCTGGGAGGTGCTGCTCGCCGTCCCGGCGTTCGCGCTGCTCGCGATCAACGGCGCCTGGATCGCGATCCTCTCCGGGATCCTCGCGACCCGCTTCCGGGACATCCCGCCGATCATCGCCAGCGTGACCCAGCTGGTCTTCTACCTGACGCCGATCGTCTGGTCGATCGACATCCTCAAGGACAACGAGGCCGCACGGGAGCGTGCCGCACTCGTCGAACTGAACCCGGTCTTCCACTTCCTGGAGATCCTGCGCGAGCCGCTGCTCGGCCAGGAGATCGTCGGCCGGTACTGGCTGGTGGCCGGGTTGATCACGATCGTCGGCTGGGCCGCAGCGCTGGTCTGCCTGCGCAACTACCGCTCCCGCGTCGCCTACTGGGTGTGA
- a CDS encoding neutral zinc metallopeptidase yields the protein MRFDENARLDTSGVDDLRGSGGGGRGVGGRVAGAGGGLGIVGLVIYLLLSNFAGVDMGGMAAGGGYPSLDQVGAGQTADSSSLAQNCATGASANNSTDCRMVAVVNSLDDFWAGQFSSGFERPRTNFFSGGVSTQGCGSATSDSGPFYCPADSEIYIDLTFFEDLQTRFGAQGGPFAQSYVMAHEYGHHIQNLLGTNRRVGNETGPTSGSVRLELQADCYAGVWAHHATTVPGDSGRPLITELDQSDIDAALDTAEKIGDDHIQSTLGSGRVDESQFSHGSSAQRERWFTTGLQTGDPNACDTFAARTLG from the coding sequence GTGCGGTTCGACGAGAACGCCAGGCTGGACACGTCCGGTGTGGACGACCTGCGTGGCTCTGGCGGCGGTGGCCGCGGTGTCGGTGGCCGGGTCGCCGGCGCCGGCGGCGGGCTCGGGATCGTCGGCCTGGTCATCTACCTGCTGCTGTCGAACTTCGCGGGCGTCGACATGGGTGGCATGGCCGCCGGTGGCGGCTACCCGAGCCTCGACCAGGTCGGTGCGGGCCAGACCGCGGACAGCTCGTCGCTGGCGCAGAACTGCGCGACCGGGGCGTCGGCGAACAACTCGACGGACTGCCGGATGGTCGCCGTCGTGAACTCCCTGGACGACTTCTGGGCGGGCCAGTTCTCGTCCGGCTTCGAGCGGCCGCGGACGAACTTCTTCTCCGGCGGCGTCAGCACCCAGGGCTGCGGCTCCGCGACGTCGGACAGCGGTCCGTTCTACTGCCCGGCCGACTCCGAGATCTACATCGACCTGACGTTCTTCGAGGACCTGCAGACCCGGTTCGGCGCGCAGGGCGGCCCGTTCGCGCAGTCGTACGTGATGGCGCACGAGTACGGCCACCACATCCAGAACCTGCTCGGCACCAACCGCCGCGTGGGCAACGAGACCGGCCCGACCTCGGGCTCGGTCCGCCTCGAGCTCCAGGCCGACTGCTACGCCGGTGTCTGGGCCCACCACGCGACGACGGTCCCCGGCGACTCCGGCCGGCCGCTGATCACCGAGCTGGACCAGTCCGACATCGACGCGGCGCTCGACACCGCCGAGAAGATCGGCGACGACCACATCCAGTCGACCCTGGGCAGCGGCCGGGTCGACGAGTCCCAGTTCTCGCACGGCAGCTCCGCCCAGCGCGAGCGGTGGTTCACCACCGGATTGCAGACCGGCGACCCGAACGCCTGCGACACCTTCGCCGCCCGCACCCTCGGCTGA
- a CDS encoding VC0807 family protein — MNRRELLATVGIDVVAPLAIFYGLRASGVGAGTALLAGAAAPAVRASYVLVRHRRVEWFAVLVLVLCVASAATSLVSGDERVLLARDGLVTAALGATLLVTVPTARPALFTIGRITLSRAGHDPDGWDRLWADSSRFRTIWRWLTAWWALGLFADAALRVVAAYALPVDVVPAVHAVQWFAVLAVLLVGGQVWLRLPRHRDLVFS; from the coding sequence GTGAACCGGCGCGAGCTGCTCGCAACGGTCGGGATCGACGTCGTCGCACCGCTGGCGATCTTCTACGGCCTGCGCGCGTCCGGCGTCGGCGCCGGGACCGCGCTGCTCGCGGGAGCGGCCGCCCCCGCGGTTCGGGCGTCGTACGTGCTGGTCCGGCACCGGCGGGTCGAGTGGTTCGCGGTGCTCGTCCTGGTCCTGTGCGTCGCGAGCGCGGCGACCTCGCTGGTCAGCGGGGACGAACGAGTGCTGCTCGCCCGGGACGGGCTCGTCACGGCGGCGCTCGGTGCGACATTGCTGGTCACGGTGCCGACCGCACGTCCGGCGCTGTTCACGATCGGCCGGATCACACTGAGCCGGGCCGGGCACGATCCCGACGGGTGGGACCGCCTGTGGGCGGACTCGTCCCGGTTCCGGACGATCTGGCGGTGGCTCACCGCGTGGTGGGCCCTGGGCCTGTTCGCCGATGCCGCGCTCCGTGTGGTGGCCGCCTACGCGCTGCCGGTCGACGTCGTCCCCGCCGTGCACGCGGTACAGTGGTTCGCCGTGCTCGCCGTACTACTGGTGGGCGGGCAGGTGTGGCTGCGACTGCCACGCCACCGGGACCTCGTCTTCAGCTGA
- a CDS encoding DinB family protein, with protein MTTTERGIPPMQADPVTTLAGWLDFYRATLIGRCDGLTDEQLRRAPVEPSSMTLLGLVRHLTAVERNWFRTVLGGADLPPLHGREAGTGHDGGFELDGTGFAEALAAWEAEVAHARAVCAEAGPDGTGSLDGHEVSVVWVLTHVVAEYARHCGHADLIRERIDGRTGV; from the coding sequence GTGACGACGACCGAACGCGGCATCCCGCCGATGCAGGCCGATCCGGTGACCACGCTCGCCGGGTGGCTCGACTTCTACCGGGCCACCCTGATCGGCAGGTGCGACGGACTGACCGACGAGCAGCTGCGCCGTGCGCCGGTGGAGCCGTCGTCGATGACGCTGCTCGGGCTGGTCCGGCACCTGACCGCGGTCGAGCGGAACTGGTTCCGCACGGTGCTGGGTGGCGCGGACCTCCCGCCGCTGCACGGCCGCGAGGCGGGGACCGGCCACGACGGTGGGTTCGAGCTCGACGGCACCGGGTTCGCCGAGGCCCTCGCCGCCTGGGAGGCGGAGGTCGCGCACGCCCGCGCGGTCTGCGCCGAGGCCGGACCGGACGGCACCGGCTCGCTCGACGGGCACGAGGTGTCGGTGGTGTGGGTGCTGACCCACGTCGTCGCCGAGTACGCGCGGCACTGCGGGCACGCGGACCTGATCCGGGAGCGCATCGACGGGCGCACCGGGGTCTGA
- a CDS encoding SRPBCC family protein, with product MTEQTVVSSTREIAAPADRIFELVADPARQPRWDGNDNLAHAAPGQRVHRTGEVFTTTLTLGTVRENRVVEFEEGRVIAWLPSEPGSPPPGHLWRWELDALGPGRTRVTHTYDWSELTDANRLTRARATTADRLAASLDRLAELAESSE from the coding sequence GTGACCGAGCAGACCGTCGTCTCCAGCACCCGGGAGATCGCCGCACCCGCGGACCGCATCTTCGAACTCGTCGCCGACCCGGCACGGCAGCCGCGCTGGGACGGCAACGACAACCTCGCCCACGCCGCTCCCGGACAACGGGTGCACCGGACCGGCGAGGTCTTCACGACCACGCTGACGCTCGGCACCGTCCGGGAGAACCGGGTCGTCGAGTTCGAGGAGGGACGGGTGATCGCCTGGCTCCCCTCGGAGCCCGGCAGTCCACCGCCCGGCCACCTGTGGCGCTGGGAGCTGGACGCGCTCGGCCCCGGACGGACCCGGGTGACCCACACCTACGACTGGTCGGAGCTGACCGACGCGAACCGGCTGACCCGTGCTCGCGCCACGACAGCGGACCGGCTGGCGGCCTCGCTGGACCGCCTCGCCGAGCTGGCCGAATCATCCGAGTGA
- a CDS encoding DUF6194 family protein encodes MDPDEIATLLAGYPGTRLIEANGDVFAIHDPDDDYDQRPRQGWATVVNSDVNDAASDLDRPGVFRLNIGLPKPRFAELFPVAAEHDTTALDTLFPHPVYGAYHWVSVINPDQTWPQVQALLDEAHAFAVRKHDNAARRRRA; translated from the coding sequence ATGGACCCCGACGAGATCGCCACCCTCCTGGCCGGCTATCCCGGCACCCGGCTGATCGAGGCGAACGGTGACGTCTTCGCCATCCACGACCCGGACGACGACTACGACCAGCGCCCCCGCCAGGGCTGGGCGACCGTCGTGAACTCCGACGTCAACGACGCCGCGTCCGACCTGGACCGGCCCGGCGTCTTCCGCCTCAACATCGGCCTGCCGAAGCCGCGGTTCGCCGAGCTGTTCCCGGTGGCGGCCGAGCACGACACGACCGCCCTCGACACCCTCTTCCCGCACCCGGTCTACGGGGCCTACCACTGGGTGAGCGTGATCAACCCGGACCAGACGTGGCCGCAGGTCCAGGCACTGCTGGACGAGGCGCACGCCTTCGCCGTCCGGAAGCACGACAACGCCGCACGCCGGCGCCGGGCCTGA